The Flavobacterium marginilacus genome window below encodes:
- the secG gene encoding preprotein translocase subunit SecG, protein MFSIFLVLITIVCFLLIVVIMVQNPKGGGLSSTISGSQMLGGVQKTTDFLDKSTWTLATILIALILLSGLSFTGTLSDSDSKIIDNTETAAPKTNAPIQNAPASNTPAAPAPAK, encoded by the coding sequence ATGTTTTCAATTTTTTTAGTTTTAATTACAATAGTATGTTTTCTATTGATCGTAGTAATCATGGTTCAAAACCCTAAAGGAGGCGGACTTTCTTCTACAATTAGCGGTTCTCAAATGTTAGGCGGTGTTCAAAAAACTACTGACTTCTTAGACAAAAGCACTTGGACATTGGCAACTATACTAATTGCATTAATCTTACTTTCTGGTTTGAGTTTCACAGGAACTTTGAGCGATTCAGATTCAAAAATTATTGATAATACTGAAACTGCAGCACCAAAAACTAATGCTCCGATTCAGAATGCGCCTGCATCAAACACACCTGCAGCTCCAGCACCAGCAAAATAA
- the miaB gene encoding tRNA (N6-isopentenyl adenosine(37)-C2)-methylthiotransferase MiaB — MEKIIEESKQGNSLVLEHKPENTKKLFIESYGCAMNFSDSEVVASILSDDGYNTTSVLEEADLVLVNTCSIRDKAEQTIRKRLEKYNAVKRTNPKMKVGVLGCMAERLKEKFLDEEKIVDLVVGPDAYKDLPNLLSEVEEGRDAINVILSKEETYGDISPVRLMSNGITALVSITRGCDNMCTFCVVPFTRGRERSREPQSIMNEIQDLWNKGFKEITLLGQNVDSYLWYGGGLKKDFVNASEMQKATAVDFDQLLEMVAVGFPKMRIRFSTSNPQDMHESILHVIAKYPNICKHIHLPVQSGSNRILKEMNRLHTREEYMALIDKIRAIIPNVSVTQDMISGFPTETEQDHQDTLSLMEYVKYSFGYMYSYSERPGTLAGRKMEDDVPEETKARRLQEIVDLQREHSAIRTQEFLGQTVEVLIEKASKRSQDDWSGRNSQSIVVVFPKENYKVGDFVNVKITSCTSGTLKGEAVGYSEMN; from the coding sequence ATGGAAAAGATAATTGAAGAAAGCAAACAAGGGAACAGCCTTGTACTGGAACATAAACCTGAGAATACCAAAAAACTCTTTATAGAAAGCTACGGCTGTGCAATGAATTTTTCGGACAGTGAAGTTGTTGCTTCCATATTGTCTGACGACGGTTATAACACTACATCCGTTTTGGAAGAAGCCGATCTGGTTTTAGTAAATACCTGCTCGATTCGCGACAAAGCAGAACAGACGATTCGCAAACGCTTAGAAAAATACAATGCCGTGAAACGCACCAACCCAAAGATGAAAGTCGGAGTTTTGGGCTGTATGGCAGAGCGTTTGAAAGAAAAATTTCTTGACGAGGAAAAAATCGTTGATCTCGTTGTGGGACCAGACGCCTACAAAGACTTACCTAATTTATTAAGCGAAGTTGAAGAAGGACGTGATGCGATTAATGTAATTTTGTCCAAAGAGGAAACCTATGGTGATATTTCACCTGTCCGATTAATGAGCAACGGAATTACAGCATTGGTTTCTATCACGAGAGGCTGTGACAATATGTGTACTTTTTGTGTTGTGCCTTTTACCCGCGGACGTGAACGAAGCCGTGAACCGCAAAGCATCATGAACGAAATTCAGGATTTGTGGAATAAAGGCTTTAAGGAAATTACTCTTCTTGGCCAGAACGTGGATAGCTACTTATGGTATGGCGGGGGATTAAAGAAAGATTTTGTCAACGCCAGTGAAATGCAAAAAGCAACAGCAGTAGATTTTGATCAGTTATTGGAAATGGTTGCAGTTGGTTTCCCAAAAATGCGTATCCGCTTTTCAACATCGAATCCGCAGGATATGCACGAAAGCATTCTGCACGTTATTGCTAAATATCCAAATATCTGCAAACACATCCATTTACCTGTTCAGTCAGGCAGCAACCGTATCCTTAAAGAGATGAACCGTCTGCACACCAGAGAAGAATATATGGCTCTGATTGATAAAATCCGTGCCATTATCCCGAATGTTTCTGTTACACAAGATATGATTTCAGGTTTTCCAACCGAAACAGAACAAGATCACCAAGACACTTTGAGTCTGATGGAATATGTAAAATATAGTTTTGGCTATATGTACAGCTATTCGGAACGCCCGGGAACATTGGCAGGAAGAAAAATGGAAGATGATGTTCCTGAAGAAACAAAAGCAAGAAGACTGCAGGAAATTGTCGATTTACAGAGAGAACACAGCGCGATAAGAACACAGGAATTTTTGGGTCAGACTGTAGAAGTTTTAATAGAAAAAGCTTCCAAACGATCCCAAGATGATTGGTCAGGACGAAATTCACAAAGTATCGTTGTGGTATTCCCGAAAGAAAATTACAAAGTAGGAGATTTTGTGAATGTAAAAATCACTTCCTGTACATCAGGAACTTTGAAAGGAGAAGCGGTGGGATATTCTGAAATGAATTAA
- a CDS encoding tetratricopeptide repeat protein, translating into MNISSYNYLLNQPEEIDEIQTVALEKVLDEFPYFQSARALRLKGLYNQNSYKYNFALKIVAAHTTDRSVLFDFITSESFTAIQKKTYEKKIEELLNITVVDSQIIEKEAAPIIRTTPLEHSILTSIKEAAAAHSNSLFIDRIEIDKNTEQSILNSIEKSAPAKIEEEPAQTEEKSDYSQPIDFSKSETHSFHQWLQISRIQPIIRENPKKETNNTVKVSEPEQEPEPGIDENKKKKAELIDKFIETSPKIPPIKPGAVFTPNIDLNKEDNSYLMTETLAKVYLEQKKYQKAIQAYEILILKYPEKSSFFADRIKDIRIIQQNNN; encoded by the coding sequence ATGAACATTAGTAGTTATAATTATTTATTAAACCAACCTGAGGAAATCGACGAGATTCAAACCGTGGCTTTAGAAAAAGTACTGGATGAATTTCCATATTTTCAGAGTGCACGTGCGCTGCGCCTAAAGGGGCTTTACAATCAAAATAGTTATAAATACAATTTCGCATTAAAAATAGTTGCCGCTCATACTACTGACCGCAGCGTTTTGTTTGATTTCATAACTTCAGAATCGTTTACAGCAATTCAAAAAAAGACCTACGAGAAAAAAATTGAAGAATTACTCAATATAACTGTAGTTGACAGTCAGATTATCGAAAAAGAAGCTGCCCCAATAATCAGGACAACTCCATTGGAACATTCTATTCTTACTTCCATAAAAGAAGCTGCTGCGGCTCACAGCAATTCTCTTTTTATTGACAGAATAGAAATCGATAAAAATACCGAACAGTCAATTCTTAATTCTATTGAAAAATCAGCGCCGGCTAAAATCGAAGAAGAACCAGCTCAAACAGAAGAAAAATCAGATTATAGCCAGCCAATAGATTTCTCAAAATCAGAAACACATTCATTTCATCAATGGCTTCAAATTTCCAGAATACAGCCTATTATAAGAGAAAACCCAAAAAAGGAAACTAATAATACTGTAAAAGTATCAGAACCAGAACAGGAACCAGAACCTGGCATTGATGAAAACAAAAAGAAAAAAGCAGAATTAATAGATAAGTTCATAGAAACCAGTCCAAAAATTCCGCCAATAAAACCCGGAGCAGTATTTACTCCAAATATTGACCTTAATAAAGAGGACAATTCCTATCTGATGACAGAGACTTTGGCCAAAGTATATTTGGAACAAAAAAAATATCAAAAGGCTATACAAGCTTATGAAATATTAATTTTGAAATATCCAGAAAAAAGTAGTTTCTTTGCAGACCGTATAAAAGATATCAGGATAATTCAACAAAATAACAATTAA
- the groL gene encoding chaperonin GroEL (60 kDa chaperone family; promotes refolding of misfolded polypeptides especially under stressful conditions; forms two stacked rings of heptamers to form a barrel-shaped 14mer; ends can be capped by GroES; misfolded proteins enter the barrel where they are refolded when GroES binds), translating into MAKDIKFDIEARDGLKRGVDALANAVKVTLGPKGRNVIIGKSFGGPTVTKDGVSVAKEIELKDPLENMGAQMVKEVASKTNDLAGDGTTTATVLAQAIVKEGLKNVAAGANPMDLKRGIDKAVEAIVADLAKQTKVVGSDSEKIKQIAAISANNDEVIGELIANAFAKVGKEGVITVEEAKGTDTYVDVVEGMQFDRGYLSPYFVTNPEKMEAELDSPYILLYDKKVSSLKELLPVLEPVAQSGKPLLIIAEDVDGEALSTLVVNKLRGALKIAAVKAPGFGDRRKAMLEDIAILTGGTVISEERGYTLENTTIEMLGSAKRVTIDKDNTTVVSGAGDADMIKNRVNQIKGQMETTTSDYDKEKLQERLAKLAGGVAVLYVGAASEVEMKEKKDRVDDALHATRAAVEEGIVAGGGVALLRAKSALDALKADNADEATGIKIISRAVESPLRTIVENAGLEGSVVVAKVTEGSGDFGYNAKTDEYVDMLKAGIIDPKKVTRIALENAASVSGMILTTECALIDIKEENAGSAGHMGGGMPGMM; encoded by the coding sequence ATGGCAAAAGATATAAAATTTGATATTGAAGCACGTGACGGATTAAAACGCGGTGTTGATGCATTAGCAAATGCAGTAAAAGTAACTCTTGGTCCAAAAGGCCGTAATGTAATTATTGGAAAATCTTTTGGAGGTCCTACAGTTACTAAAGATGGAGTTTCTGTTGCAAAAGAAATCGAATTGAAAGACCCATTAGAGAACATGGGAGCTCAAATGGTAAAAGAAGTAGCCTCTAAAACTAATGATTTAGCAGGAGACGGAACTACAACTGCTACAGTATTAGCACAAGCTATCGTAAAAGAAGGTTTAAAAAACGTTGCTGCAGGAGCAAACCCAATGGATTTGAAACGCGGTATCGACAAAGCTGTTGAAGCTATTGTTGCTGATTTAGCAAAACAAACAAAAGTAGTAGGAAGCGATTCTGAAAAAATAAAACAGATTGCAGCTATTTCTGCCAATAATGACGAAGTGATTGGTGAATTAATCGCTAATGCTTTCGCAAAAGTTGGAAAAGAAGGCGTAATCACTGTAGAAGAAGCCAAAGGAACGGATACTTATGTAGATGTTGTAGAAGGAATGCAGTTTGACAGAGGATATCTTTCTCCATATTTTGTGACCAATCCAGAAAAAATGGAAGCAGAATTAGACAGTCCATACATTCTTTTGTATGATAAAAAAGTATCTTCTTTAAAAGAATTATTACCAGTTCTTGAACCAGTTGCTCAATCAGGAAAACCATTATTGATTATAGCAGAAGATGTTGACGGAGAAGCTTTATCAACATTGGTAGTAAACAAATTACGCGGTGCATTAAAAATTGCTGCTGTAAAAGCACCAGGTTTTGGCGACAGAAGAAAAGCAATGCTGGAAGATATCGCTATCTTAACCGGCGGGACAGTAATCTCTGAAGAAAGAGGCTATACTCTAGAGAACACTACTATCGAAATGCTGGGTTCTGCAAAAAGAGTAACTATCGACAAAGACAATACTACAGTTGTAAGCGGAGCCGGTGATGCCGATATGATTAAAAATCGTGTAAATCAGATTAAAGGTCAGATGGAAACTACAACTTCTGATTATGACAAAGAAAAATTACAAGAGCGTTTGGCAAAATTAGCCGGAGGTGTTGCTGTGCTTTACGTTGGAGCCGCATCAGAAGTAGAAATGAAAGAGAAAAAAGACAGAGTTGACGATGCACTTCATGCAACTCGTGCAGCTGTCGAAGAAGGAATTGTTGCTGGCGGCGGTGTTGCTTTATTAAGAGCAAAAAGCGCTCTTGATGCTTTAAAAGCGGACAATGCTGATGAAGCTACAGGAATTAAAATTATCTCTAGAGCTGTTGAATCTCCTCTAAGAACAATTGTTGAAAACGCAGGTTTAGAAGGCTCTGTTGTCGTTGCTAAAGTTACTGAAGGTTCAGGAGATTTTGGATACAACGCAAAAACTGATGAATATGTTGATATGCTAAAAGCTGGAATCATCGATCCTAAAAAAGTAACCCGTATTGCATTAGAGAATGCTGCTTCGGTTTCAGGAATGATTTTAACTACTGAATGTGCATTAATTGATATTAAAGAAGAAAACGCAGGCAGCGCAGGCCACATGGGCGGAGGTATGCCTGGAATGATGTAA
- a CDS encoding sigma-54 interaction domain-containing protein, with translation MDTVQSIKQRFEIIGNDPKLNRAIEKAIQVAPTDISVLVAGESGVGKENIPKIIHSLSHRKHGKYIAVNCGAIPEGTIDSELFGHEKGAFTGATSTREGYFEVANGGTIFLDEVGELPLTTQVRLLRVLENGEFIKVGSSQVQKTNVRIVAATNVNLFKAIEKGKFREDLYYRLSTVDINLPPLRERKDDIHLLFRKFAADFANKYKMPPLKLDDTAVLILQKFRWSGNIRQLRNVAEQISVLETNRDITAQTLQAYLPTEDSNLPSVIKDKKNDSDFNTEREILYKVLFDMKSDLHDLKKLTLELMQNGSSKVQETNKSLIKKIYGSENEDSEIDFEEEPRNSFLSNSNIEQDYEEQESNNYLLAETIEEEEILRLEQKEIEMIKKSLEKNKGKRKAAADELGISERTLYRKIKQFDL, from the coding sequence ATGGATACAGTACAATCAATAAAACAGCGCTTTGAGATTATTGGAAATGACCCAAAGCTCAACCGCGCCATAGAAAAAGCCATTCAGGTGGCCCCTACCGATATTTCGGTTTTGGTGGCTGGAGAAAGCGGTGTGGGAAAAGAAAACATCCCAAAGATTATACATTCCCTATCCCACCGAAAACACGGAAAATACATTGCTGTAAACTGCGGTGCGATTCCTGAAGGAACAATTGACAGTGAACTTTTTGGCCACGAAAAAGGAGCTTTTACAGGTGCTACCAGTACTCGTGAAGGTTATTTTGAAGTAGCCAATGGCGGAACGATTTTCCTTGATGAAGTTGGAGAATTACCTTTGACCACGCAAGTACGTTTACTGCGTGTTTTGGAAAATGGAGAATTCATAAAAGTAGGTTCTTCACAGGTTCAAAAAACAAATGTGCGAATCGTGGCGGCAACCAATGTCAATTTATTCAAAGCAATCGAAAAAGGGAAATTCCGTGAGGATCTATATTATCGTTTAAGCACAGTAGACATCAACCTGCCTCCTCTTCGCGAACGAAAAGACGATATTCATTTATTGTTCCGAAAATTTGCAGCCGATTTTGCTAACAAATACAAAATGCCTCCTTTAAAACTGGATGATACAGCTGTATTGATTCTGCAAAAGTTCCGCTGGAGCGGTAATATCCGTCAATTGCGAAATGTTGCAGAACAGATTTCGGTATTAGAAACTAATAGGGACATTACAGCGCAGACTCTGCAGGCATATCTGCCAACCGAAGACAGTAATTTACCATCTGTTATTAAAGACAAAAAAAACGACAGCGATTTCAATACCGAAAGAGAGATTTTGTACAAAGTCCTTTTTGACATGAAAAGTGATTTGCACGATCTTAAAAAACTGACATTGGAATTAATGCAGAACGGGAGTTCCAAAGTTCAGGAAACTAATAAATCGCTCATCAAAAAAATATACGGTTCCGAAAATGAGGACAGCGAAATAGATTTTGAAGAAGAACCAAGAAACTCTTTCTTATCCAATTCAAACATCGAACAGGACTATGAAGAACAGGAGTCGAACAATTATCTTTTGGCAGAAACCATCGAAGAGGAAGAAATCCTAAGGCTAGAACAAAAAGAAATCGAAATGATCAAAAAATCATTAGAAAAAAACAAAGGAAAAAGAAAAGCTGCCGCAGATGAATTAGGGATTTCAGAGCGTACTTTATATCGAAAAATCAAGCAATTCGATTTGTAA
- a CDS encoding co-chaperone GroES, with amino-acid sequence MTLNIKPLSDRVLIEPVAAETKTASGIFIPDTAKEKPQKGTVVAVGNGTKDHTMTVKIGDTVLYGKYAGTELKLEGKDYLIMREDDILAII; translated from the coding sequence ATGACATTAAACATTAAACCTCTTTCAGACAGAGTTCTTATCGAACCTGTTGCAGCTGAAACGAAAACGGCGTCAGGAATTTTTATTCCAGATACAGCCAAAGAAAAACCACAAAAAGGAACAGTAGTAGCAGTCGGAAACGGAACTAAAGACCATACCATGACTGTAAAAATTGGAGATACTGTCCTTTATGGAAAATACGCTGGAACAGAATTAAAACTAGAAGGAAAAGATTATCTCATAATGCGTGAAGACGATATTTTAGCAATAATCTAA
- a CDS encoding LptE family protein yields MKKTQYLLLIISSFILNSCSVYNFTGGRVDSNTKTYQVNFFPNNSDLIEPGIDRTFTLTLQELIQSQTNLHLVKNNGDLTYEGEITDYRISPMTATADQKAAQNRLKIRVQVRFSNKNKEADDFDKSFEFYYDYPAAQQLTGATKDAAIKEIFERITQDIFNESLAKW; encoded by the coding sequence ATGAAAAAAACACAGTATCTCTTATTAATAATTAGTTCATTCATCCTAAACAGCTGTTCGGTTTACAACTTTACAGGTGGTAGAGTTGACTCAAATACCAAAACATATCAAGTAAACTTTTTCCCAAACAACTCCGATTTGATTGAACCTGGTATTGACAGAACTTTTACACTCACCTTACAAGAACTGATTCAGAGTCAAACGAATCTGCATTTAGTAAAAAACAATGGAGATTTAACCTATGAAGGTGAAATTACTGATTACAGAATCAGTCCAATGACCGCAACTGCCGATCAAAAAGCAGCACAAAACCGATTAAAAATCAGGGTACAGGTTAGATTTTCCAATAAAAATAAAGAAGCAGACGATTTCGACAAATCTTTTGAGTTTTACTACGATTATCCAGCTGCACAGCAATTAACAGGAGCAACAAAAGATGCTGCTATTAAAGAAATTTTTGAAAGAATAACTCAGGATATTTTTAATGAATCATTAGCTAAATGGTAA
- a CDS encoding GxxExxY protein, whose product MSSYREEETYKIIGICMEVHRTLGPGLLEIIYKDALEIEFKENNIPFEREKEFVIEYKGKILPHKFYADFIVNEDIILEVKAVKEFTNEHVAQTLNYLKLAESEIGLLVNFQTKSLQYKRYAL is encoded by the coding sequence ATGAGTAGCTACAGAGAAGAGGAGACTTATAAAATTATTGGAATTTGCATGGAGGTTCATAGAACACTCGGACCTGGGTTACTTGAAATAATTTACAAAGATGCTTTGGAAATAGAATTCAAAGAAAACAACATTCCATTTGAAAGAGAAAAAGAATTTGTGATTGAATATAAAGGTAAAATTCTGCCTCATAAATTTTACGCTGACTTCATTGTAAACGAAGACATAATTCTAGAAGTAAAAGCTGTAAAAGAATTCACGAACGAGCATGTTGCTCAAACTCTAAATTATTTAAAGTTAGCTGAATCGGAAATAGGCTTATTAGTAAATTTTCAAACAAAATCTTTACAATACAAAAGATACGCTTTATAG